A window of Triplophysa dalaica isolate WHDGS20190420 chromosome 7, ASM1584641v1, whole genome shotgun sequence contains these coding sequences:
- the ep300b gene encoding histone acetyltransferase p300 isoform X3 gives MADNVLDSGPPSSKRPKLSSPALSVSASDGNDFGSLFDLEHDLPDELINSSDFGLSNGVDSGHLHTSLGGAGALGPLGGSGQDTAAKHKHLSELLRPGAPQSASAATGSPGNPASMGMMGGLGGNPIAQGLGGPQQQQSGMMPQSGMVAGLNRGMMGVHKGNGQPQSMMGGQVMNGAPRMRYGNVNMNAGVAGNGNMLPDTLHQQNAGQQMAQTAVRPQQPGAVNKMGMMGSPGAYGGSYGQCGGQSMGLQNKAAQPNSINQFSMDKKPQHGQNMGAMQSPGVVGCVSGPAGAAAPPAADPEKRKLIQQQLVLLLHAHKCHRREQANGEVRQCNLPHCRTMKNVLNHMTHCQAGKSCQVAHCASSRQIISHWKNCTRHDCPVCLPLKSAGDKRNQQSLLGGAGMGMSGPLGGSLPGGQPSTPNLNPPSQIDPSSIERAYAALGLTYQGNQAANQNQQTPVPTQPGMRPLNNMAGGNPMGVNGGVGPQMTNQHSGMLPDSLLHRNMTAQSLMNETSGIGNMGSTATAAPPSAGMRKSWHEDITQDLRNHLVHKLVQAIFPTPDPAALKDRRMDNLVAYARKVEGDMYESANSRAEYYHLLAEKIYKIQKELEEKRRTRLQKQGMMPTQPGMPNSALPQAPTGMNQTQPPNGPHSDPSLGQPTGPTQMVNRMQNPAGMNQFAQVGMPQSMGQRATPPLPMGANLNQMSMQGAPRMAQPNVNHLQNQYMQNQFSATGPGLGKGTVGLNQPTGQATMSQSQNQMSTPPSLAVRSPVAPSQPALSGSGTATGPQGPPSSLSLPSQQPGLHAHCSPLRQNSPSPARSLTPTPAPHQTPPHLPGNQTPQPHTPNSTTTMAPPATQLPPVAQGVGSEKGSQLQQQAHGGGAPGGPHTGHASSVPSQNAHGLCAHPHTPLSQKSSLTADGQASSPASVSSADPSSQLTSSEPKTDPKTEVKQEEEDENEMEDKASGKMAAMQSEIKMVEKPEIKKEEPDSDDCKTEPMETLTGSTVEDKKPEVKIEPKEEEGANSTPANTQSKKKVFKPDELRQALMPTLEALYRQDPESLPFRQPVDPQLLGIPDYFDIVKNPMDLSTIKRKLDTGQYQEPWQYVDDVWLMFNNAWLYNRKTSRVYKYCSKLAEVFEQEIDPVMQEMGYCCGRKLEFSPQTLCCYGKQLCTIPRDAAYFSYQNRYHFCEKCFNEIQGENVSLGDDPTQPQTSINKDQFQRKKNDTLDPELLMECTDCGRKMHQICVLHNETIWPTGFVCDGCLKKANATRKENKYAAKRLPQTKLGNFLETRVNEFLKRQPHPESGDVTVRVVHVSDKVVEVKPGMKSRFVDSGEMCESFPYRTKAMFAFEEIDGTEVCFFGMHVQEYGSDCPPPNQRRVYISYLDSVHFFQPRHLRTGVYHEILIGYLEYVKRMGFVTGHIWACPPSEGDDYIFHCHPSDQKIPKPKRLQEWYKKMLDKAVAERIIHDYKDIFKQATEDRLTSAKELPYFEGDFWPNVLEESIKELEQEEEERKREENNTSSESIDATSGDSKNAKKKNSKKTSKNKSSLSRANKKKPGMPNVSNDLSQKLYASMEKHKEVFFVIRLIAGPAANSLPPISDADPLMACDLMDGRDAFLTLARDKHLEFSSLRRAKWSSMCMLVELHNQSQDRFVYTCNECKHHVETRFHCTVCEDYDLCITCYNTKGHEHKMEKLGLGLDDESNNPAAASNQNPGDSRRLSIQRCIQSLVHACQCRNANCSLPSCQKMKRVVQHTKGCKRKTNGGCPICKQLIALCCYHAKHCQENKCPVPFCLNIKHKLRQQQLQHRLQQAQMLRRRMATMQRAGQPPPCGGGPPGSLPSPGNNGATGPSTPTSVGTQPATPQTPTQLTPNHPSMPQPGVGGVQAGTPQQPQQHPTHHQFQQMQGASGMMTSPQQQMVPMPQQQAGQLPHPHTQYGPHSTGPSPNPQSQGKPGLGPATPPQLPSNPGSAPMSQQQQPTGPPAAAVEIAMKIQQVADAQRKMAHVQLLQRQAAQAGMIPQHPHHQQPQGQMGVTHPGMGMVGAQGLAQQSQTPANRAQMEQQQPQGPQGMMLGAGAMQQQAQQASVQGQMAPQMLQQRMNPQLQPQQQQWAGQGMQPQPRPAMMGQPGMVAMQSQQPPQQQQQPPPQQQQMQQQQQQPQIPNRNALMSMVQAGLQSGIASGAAAGNLPQGALQELLRTLRSPSSPLQQQQVLNILRSNPQLMAAFIKQRVHKYKGGTGGPPGPQGGPGPMGGQHVGVNSGMPQSGMHIGQGVNMQTQLTQLQQQQQIQQQQQQQMQQQQQIQQQQQIQQQQQQQMQQQQQMQQQQMQQRPLLQQQVTALQQQQQQQQQQQQQGIQGQGAPNMANMNPQFRELLLRRQLHLQQQQQQQQQQQQQQQQQQQQQQQQQQQQQQMANHAPFQQQQGYMGQQGNMQIPPGGQSLPGVQPGQQQNFSGNHAQQQAAVTLQQRLQQQHQLHMQQQQNAASQGPDMGPGGGPQPTQVGPGPQTSQALLQQALHQRMLQQQQHLSGASSAQQNNPMSPQQQMSQSPHLQGQQLPNSLSSQVCSPQPSPRPQSQPPHSSPSPRLQPQPSPHRISPQTQTGSPHPSHLQQHHSGRAPPPPPSQQSQHNSKDPSGFGAEQNAMLSQLSGMAGLHGPGANDMLPSSGKDLGMTMNHNPLDI, from the exons ATGGCCGATAATGTGCTGGACTCCGGTCCGCCTTCATCAAAGAGGCCTAAATTGTCTTCCCCTGCACTGTCGGTCTCCGCGAGCGATGGAAATG ATTTTGGCTCTCTGTTTGACCTGGAACATGACCTCCCTGATGAACTCATCAACTCGTCTGACTTTGGCCTTTCTAATGGTGTGGACTCCGGACACTTGCACACCAGTCTGGGTGGAGCGGGGGCATTGGGACCTCTGGGTGGCTCAGGCCAGGACACTGCTGCCAAACACAAGCACCTCTCTGAACTGCTCCGCCCTGGCGCCCCTCAGTCTGCCTCTGCCGCTACGGGCAGCCCGGGAAACCCAGCCTCCATGGGGATGATGGGAGGCCTGGGTGGCAACCCCATTGCACAGGGTTTGGGTGGCCCTCAGCAGCAGCAGTCCGGCATGATGCCACAATCTGGCATGGTGGCTGGACTGAACCGGGGAATGATGGGAGTCCATAAAGGGAACGGACAGccgcaaagcatgatgggagGGCAGGTGATGAACGGTGCGCCTAGAATGCGCTACGGCAATGTGAACATGAACGCGGGTGTTGCTGGTAACGGAAACATGTTGCCGGATACCCTGCACCAGCAAAATGCAGGGCAGCAGATGGCACAGACGGCTGTAAGGCCACAGCAACCAGGAGCTGTGAATAAG ATGGGAATGATGGGTTCCCCAGGCGCCTACGGTGGTTCATATGGTCAGTGTGGAGGACAGTCCATGGGGCTCCAAAATAAAGCAGCTCAACCCAACAGCATTAACCAGTTCAGCATGGACAAGAAACCTCAGCATGGGCAGAACATGGGTGCCATG CAGAGCCCAGGTGTGGTGGGCTGCGTATCCGGGCCAGCTGGGGCAGCGGCGCCTCCTGCAGCGGACCCCGAGAAACGCAAACTCATTCAACAGCAACTGGTGCTGTTACTGCACGCTCACAAGTGCCATCGCAGGGAGCAGGCCAACGGAGAGGTGCGCCAGTGCAACCTGCCCCACTGCAGAACCATGAAGAACGTCCTCAACCACATGACGCACTGTCAGGCCGGCAAATCCTGCCAAG TTGCTCACTGCGCCTCCTCCAGGCAGATCATCTCTCACTGGAAAAACTGCACGAGACACGACTGTCCTGTGTGTTTGCCGCTTAAGAGCGCCGGGGACAAAAGAAACCAGCAAT CTCTGTTGGGAGGAGCTGGTATGGGTATGAGTGGTCCATTAGGGGGGTCTTTACCTGGTGGCCAGCCTTCAACCCCAAACCTAAACCCGCCCAGTCAGATTGACCCGAGCTCCATTGAAAGGGCTTACGCTGCCCTCGGGCTCACCTACCAGGGCAATcaagcagccaatcagaatcaacaGACGCCTGTCCCCACCCAACCTGGCATGAGGCCGCTCAACAACATGG CAGGTGGAAACCCAATGGGAGTAAATGGTGGAGTCGGACCCCAGATGACGAACCAGCATTCCGGAATGCTTCCAGACAGCCTGCTGCACCGAAACATGACAGCTCAGAG tctGATGAATGAAACTTCAGGTATTGGTAATATGGGGTCCACAGCAACAGCCGCGCCTCCCTCTGCAGGAATGAGGAAAAGCTGGCATGAAGACATCACGCAAGACCTACGGAATCACCTGGTGCACAAACT aGTGCAGGCTATCTTCCCCACTCCAGATCCCGCGGCACTGAAGGATCGACGGATGGATAACCTTGTAGCTTATGCGCGAAAAGTAGAGGGCGATATGTATGAATCTGCCAACAGCAGG GCCGAGTATTACCACTTGTTAGCGGAGAAGATTTATAAGATCCAGAAAGAACTGGAGGAGAAGAGGAGAACAAGGCTGCAGAAACAGGGCATGATGCCTACTCAGCCTGGCATGCCAAACAGTGCGCTACCTCAAGCACCGACCGGCATGAATCAGACGCAGCCACCCA ATGGACCCCATTCAGATCCGTCCCTTGGCCAACCAACAGGACCCACCCAGATGGTGAACAGAATGCAGAATCCTGCTG GAATGAATCAGTTTGCTCAGGTGGGAATGCCGCAGTCAATGGGTCAAAGGGCAACGCCACCTCTTCCAATGGGAGCAAACCTCAATCAG ATGAGTATGCAGGGAGCACCTCGAATGGCTCAGCCCAACGTAAACCATCTACAAAACCAGTACATGCAGAACCAGTTTTCGGCTACGGGTCCTGGACTGGGCAAGGGTACGGTCGGCCTAAACCAACCTACAGGGCAGGCGACCATGTCACAG TCTCAGAATCAGATGTCAACTCCGCCGTCGCTGGCTGTCAGAAGTCCTGTAGCTCCGTCCCAGCCAGCATTATCGGGCTCTGGAACCGCCACCGGCCCCCAGGGTCCTCCGTCCAGCCTATCCCTACCTTCTCAACAGCCCGGCTTGCATGCACACTGTTCTCCCTTACGTCAGAACTCCCCTTCTCCCGCACGCAGCCTCACCCCCACCCCTGCCCCGCATCAAACGCCCCCGCATTTGCCGGGTAACCAGACCCCTCAACCCCACACCCCTAATTCTACAACCACTATGGCCCCACCGGCAACGCAGCTGCCCCCAGTGGCACAAGGGGTGGGCTCGGAAAAAGGCAGTCAGTTACAGCAGCAGGCACATGGGGGCGGAGCTCCCGGAGGCCCCCATACAGGGCATGCATCATCTGTGCCTTCCCAGAATGCCCACGGGCTTTGTGCACACCCACACACTCCT CTATCTCAGAAATCGTCTCTTACTGCCGACGGACAGGCATCATCCCCTGCTTCAGTCAGCAGTGCAGATCCCAGCTCGCAACTGACATCATCCGAGCCCAAAACTGACCCCAAAACTGAGGTCAAACAGGAAGAAGAGGATGAGAATGAGATGGAGGATAAAGCCTCAGGGAAAATGGCTGCCATGCAGAGTGAGATCAAGATGGTGGAGAAACCAGAG ATAAAGAAGGAGGAACCTGACAGTGATGACTGTAAGACGGAGCCGATGGAAACGCTGACCGGGTCGACGGTTGAGGACAAGAAGCCGGAGGTGAAGATTGAGCCCAAAGAGGAAGAGGGAGCAAACAGCACCCCAGCAAACACTCAAAGCAAGAAGAAAG TCTTTAAGCCAGATGAGCTCCGGCAGGCTTTAATGCCCACTTTGGAGGCTCTGTACAGACAGGACCCCGAGTCGCTGCCATTCCGGCAGCCGGTGGACCCCCAGTTACTGGGAATACCC GACTACTTTGACATAGTGAAAAACCCGATGGACTTGTCAACTATCAAGCGCAAGCTGGACACGGGTCAGTACCAGGAACCCTGGCAGTATGTGGACGACGTGTGGTTGATGTTTAATAACGCCTGGCTGTATAACCGGAAGACGTCACGGGTGTATAAATACTGCTCCAAACTCGCAGAGGTCTTTGAACAGGAAATCGACCCTGTTATGCAGGAGATGGGCTACTGCTGCGGAAGAAAG CTGGAATTTTCTCCTCAGACTCTGTGTTGCTATGGCAAACAGTTGTGTACTATCCCTCGAGACGCTGCATACTTCAGTTACCAGAACAG GTACCACTTCTGTGAGAAGTGTTTCAACGAAATCCAAGGGGAGAATGTATCCCTGGGAGATGATCCAACGCAGCCTCAAAC GTCCATCAACAAAGACCAGTTTCAACGAAAGAAGAACGACACTCTGGACCCTGAATT GCTGATGGAATGTACGGACTGCGGCCGAAAAATGCATCAGATATGTGTCCTTCACAATGAAACAATATGGCCGACGGG TTTTGTGTGTGACGGTTGTCTGAAAAAAGCCAATGCAACCAGGAAAGAGAACAAATATGCTGCAAAGA GGCTTCCTCAAACGAAGCTGGGTAACTTCTTGGAGACACGAGTGAACGAGTTCCTGAAGCGCCAGCCTCATCCGGAATCCGGTGATGTCACTGTCCGTGTGGTGCATGTCTCTGATAAAGTGGTAGAGGTCAAACCTGGCATGAAGTCTAG GTTTGTAGACAGCGGGGAGATGTGTGAGTCCTTCCCATACAGGACAAAAGCTATGTTTGCATTTGAGGAGATTGATGGAACTGAAGTCTGCTTCTTTGGAATGCATGTGCAGGAGTACGGTTCTGACTGCCCTCCACCCAACCAAAG ACGTGTCTACATCTCCTACCTGGACAGCGTGCACTTTTTCCAGCCTCGTCACCTAAGGACGGGAGTTTATCATGAGATCCTCATTGGATACTTGGAATATGTTAAGAGAATGGGGTTCGTCACTGGTCACATTTGGGCTTGCCCACCAAGTGAAGGCGACGACTACATCTTCCACTGCCATCCGTCCGATCAGAAGATCCCCAAACCCAAACGCTTGCAGGAGTGGTACAAGAAGATGCTTGACAAAGCAGTAGCAGAAAGAATTATACACGACTATAAG GACATTTTTAAACAGGCAACAGAGGACCGCCTGACCAGTGCGAAGGAGCTCCCGTACTTTGAAGGTGATTTTTGGCCTAATGTGTTGGAGGAGAGCATTAAAGAGCTGGagcaggaggaggaagaacGGAAGAGAGAGGAGAACAACACTTCTAGTGAAAGCATTGAT GCAACCAGCGGTGACAGCAAAAAtgccaaaaagaaaaacagcaagAAGACTAGCAAGAACAAGAGCAGCCTTAGCCGAGCCAATAAAAAGAAACCAGGCATGCCAAATGTCTCCAATGATCTCTCCCAGAAGCTCTATGCCTCCATGGAGAAACACAAAGAG GTCTTCTTTGTCATCCGTCTTATCGCTGGCCCCGCTGCCAATTCTCTTCCACCCATTTCGGATGCTGACCCTCTGATGGCCTGTGACCTAATGGACGGGCGAGATGCTTTCCTAACCCTTGCGCGTGACAAACACCTAGAATTCAGCTCTTTGCGGCGGGCAAAATGGAGCTCCATGTGTATGCTGGTAGAACTTCACAATCAGAGCCAGGACCGATTTGTCTACACCTGCAATGAATGCAAGCACCATGTCGAGACACGCTTCCACTGTACAGTTTGCGAG GATTATGATCTTTGCATCACTTGCTACAACACTAAGGGGCATGAGCACAAGATGGAAAAACTTGGTCTCGGTCTTGACGATGAGAGCAACAATCCAGCTGCAGCTTCCAATCAGAACCCCGGCGACTCAAGACGTCTCAGCATCCAACGCTGCATTCAGTCGCTGGTGCATGCCTGTCAGTGCCGCAATGCCAACTGCTCATTGCCGTCCTGCCAGAAGATGAAGAGAGTGGTGCAACATACAAAGGGCTGCAAGCGCAAGACCAATGGTGGTTGTCCAATCTGCAAACAGCTCATTGCTCTATGCTGCTATCACGCCAAACACTGCCAGGAAAACAAGTGTCCTGTGCCCTTCTGTCTCAACATCAAGCACAAGCTTCGTCAGCAGCAGTTGCAGCACAGACTTCAGCAAGCGCAAATGCTGCGTAGACGTATGGCCACAATGCAACGGGCAGGCCAGCCACCACCATGTGGAGGTGGGCCTCCTGGAAGTCTTCCCTCACCAGGTAACAATGGAGCAACCGGTCCTAGCACACCTACGTCTGTCGGAACACAGCCTGCAACTCCTCAAACACCTACGCAGCTGACGCCGAACCATCCATCTATGCCCCAGCCTGGTGTGGGTGGAGTCCAAGCCGGAACTCCCCAGCAGCCTCAACAGCATCCTACCCACCACCAGTTTCAACAGATGCAAGGTGCAAGCGGGATGATGACCTCACCGCAACAGCAAATGGTTCCCATGCCCCAGCAACAGGCAGGACAACTTCCACATCCACACACTCAATATGGTCCTCATTCCACAGGTCCCTCCCCAAATCCACAGTCCCAGGGTAAACCAGGCCTTGGGCCTGCGACTCCTCCGCAACTCCCTAGCAACCCAGGCTCAGCACCAATGTCCCAACAACAGCAGCCCACAGGTCCCCCGGCTGCAGCTGTAGAGATAGCCATGAAGATCCAGCAAGTGGCAGACGCACAGAGGAAGATGGCACATGTTCAGTTGCTGCAAAGGCAGGCTGCGCAAGCTGGGATGATACCCCAGCACCCACACCATCAGCAACCACAAGGACAGATGGGAGTAACCCACCCTGGAATGGGCATGGTTGGGGCACAAGGGTTAGCCCAGCAGTCACAGACGCCAGCGAACAGGGCGCAGATGGAACAACAGCAACCGCAAGGACCTCAGGGAATGATGTTGGGAGCTGGGGCCATGCAGCAGCAAGCTCAACAGGCAAGTGTTCAAGGCCAGATGGCACCACAGATGCTGCAGCAGAGAATGAACCCACAACTCCAGCCTCAGCAGCAGCAGTGGGCAGGGCAGGGAATGCAACCCCAGCCGAGACCTGCCATGATGGGTCAGCCAGGAATGGTTGCAATGCAGTCACAGCAACCAccacagcaacaacaacaaccaccACCACAACAGCAACAAATGCAGCAACAGCAGCAACAACCACAAATTCCAAATCGAAATGCCTTGATGAGTATGGTGCAGGCTGGTCTGCAAAGTGGTATAGCAAGTGGAGCAGCCGCTGGAAACCTGCCCCAGGGAGCCCTCCAGGAATTATTGAGGACCCTGAGATCTCCAAGCTCTCCTTTGCAACAGCAGCAAGTACTCAACATTCTTCGTTCTAACCCACAACTAATGGCGGCGTTTATCAAGCAACGGGTTCACAAGTATAAAGGAGGCACAGGTGGTCCTCCTGGACCACAGGGAGGGCCAGGACCTATGGGAGGCCAACATGTTGGTGTCAATAGTGGGATGCCTCAGTCTGGCATGCACATTGGGCAGGGTGTTAATATGCAGACCCAACTTACTCAACTCCAACAGCAGCAGCAAAtacaacagcagcagcaacaacagatgcaacagcagcagcaaatacaacagcagcagcaaatacaacagcagcagcaacaacagATGCAACAGCAGCAACAGATGCAACAGCAGCAAATGCAACAGCGGCCCCTGTTGCAACAGCAAGTCACTGCCTTacagcagcagcaacaacaacaacaacaacagcaacaacaaggAATTCAAGGCCAGGGAGCTCCAAATATGGCTAACATGAATCCACAGTTCAGAGAGCTATTATTGAGAAGGCAACTACATTtgcagcaacagcagcagcagcaacaacaacaacaacagcagcagcagcagcaacaacaacaacaacagcagcaacaacaacagcagcaacaAATGGCCAATCACGCTCCATTTCAACAACAGCAAGGTTACATGGGTCAGCAAGGTAACATGCAAATTCCTCCAGGAGGCCAGTCATTACCAGGGGTGCAACCTGGCCAGCAGCAGAATTTTTCAGGCAACCATGCACAACAGCAAGCTGCAGTCACCTTGCAACAGAGGCTTCAACAGCAACACCAGTTACACATGCAACAGCAGCAAAATGCGGCATCACAAGGTCCTGACATGGGGCCAGGAGGAGGTCCACAGCCCACACAGGTAGGCCCTGGGCCTCAGACGTCACAGGCACTATTACAGCAGGCCTTGCATCAGCGCATGCTTCAACAGCAGCAACATCTCAGTGGTGCCTCGTCGGCCCAGCAAAACAATCCCATGAGCCCGCAGCAACAGATGTCTCAATCGCCACACCTCCAGGGTCAACAGCTCCCAAACTCTCTTAGCAGCCAGGTCTGTTCCCCTCAGCCCTCCCCAAGACCCCAGTCGCAGCCACCACACTCGAGTCCGTCCCCACGGTTACAACCGCAGCCCTCGCCCCACCGTATCTCGCCTCAGACCCAGACGGGTTCTCCACATCCCAGCCACCTTCAGCAGCACCACTCGGGCAGGGCACCGCCTCCTCCACCTTCCCAACAGTCACAGCACAACTCTAAGGACCCAAGTGGATTTGGGGCCGAACAGAATGCAATGCTATCCCAGCTCAGTGGCATGGCGGGACTCCATGGACCTGGAGCGAATGATATGCTTCCATCAAGTGGCAAGGACCTTGGCATGACCATGAATCACAACCCTTTAGACATATAG